A genomic segment from Bacillus cereus G9842 encodes:
- a CDS encoding TetR/AcrR family transcriptional regulator, whose translation MQKDWLEELIAATNTDKRNERQMRILEAAVDMFGEKGYASTSTSEIAKRAGVAEGTIFRYYKTKKDLLLAVVMPTLTKFAAPFFVQTFAKEIFKSEYESYEGLLRVVIHNRFKFAQKHFPMIKILIQEVPFQPELKNEIQQLVETELFSHFKKLIVKFQEEGEIIEIPPSSVLRLTLSAVLGLLLTRFLLLPEEKWNDEAEIENTIQFILYGLTPRI comes from the coding sequence ATGCAGAAGGATTGGCTGGAGGAATTAATAGCTGCAACTAATACGGATAAACGAAATGAACGTCAAATGCGAATATTAGAGGCGGCTGTTGATATGTTTGGAGAAAAAGGATACGCTTCAACTTCAACAAGTGAAATTGCAAAACGGGCTGGTGTAGCGGAAGGAACAATCTTCCGCTACTATAAGACGAAAAAAGATTTATTACTAGCGGTCGTAATGCCAACTTTAACTAAGTTCGCTGCACCATTTTTCGTACAAACCTTTGCAAAAGAAATATTTAAATCGGAGTATGAATCATACGAAGGACTTTTAAGGGTTGTAATTCATAATAGGTTTAAATTTGCTCAAAAACACTTTCCTATGATAAAAATATTAATTCAAGAGGTGCCATTCCAACCAGAACTGAAAAATGAAATACAGCAATTAGTAGAAACAGAACTGTTTTCACATTTCAAAAAGTTGATTGTGAAATTTCAAGAAGAAGGGGAAATTATTGAGATACCACCATCTTCCGTACTACGTCTTACTTTATCAGCTGTATTAGGTTTATTATTAACACGATTTTTATTATTGCCTGAAGAAAAATGGAATGATGAAGCGGAAATTGAAAATACGATTCAATTTATATTGTATGGATTAACTCCACGAATTTAA